One Methylocaldum marinum DNA window includes the following coding sequences:
- a CDS encoding lytic transglycosylase domain-containing protein yields the protein MKQGISNRSWITLGLLAIVFAGSAGSDTVPLARPFPDAMHDQRTSPFVEPLGLHDAVKFWRQVFGNWRLNQFALHDSVHLGVVYDVIRLPDVDGESLTPEHKKSLDWHIRSLQDQLRELESRVRLGVSLNDPQQRLFDLLASRAGENAVFGASQRVRSQRGLRERFLRGLEASGRYDRLFRRIFHEAALPGDLALLPHIESSFVNHAHSSAGAVGMWQFMRATARQCLHLSRTVDERYDPVFAARGAARYLAHAYDVLGDWGLAITSYNHGIAGMARAKAQFGPDLSRIVRYYDGSTFGFASRNFYAEFLAVRSIVQNLSDYFPEGIFVEPPIRRDLGRLTTPLTVSRLATLHRLDRDRLAQLNPAWTAAAIKGRSPLPAGIDVWLPRGTLSRVSDALPYVQPVLLAGDDATADEPLQYAEADRSIMTAGLIDTDERPLKIASRLLVAPAPVPQEDVRTRSKRGKAAVRKVGSKPSAKQKHRVHIVRRGESAYVIAAKYGIKIRKLLTLNAITQKTVLRPGQRLRIPAKSR from the coding sequence ATGAAACAGGGAATTTCGAACCGTTCTTGGATAACGCTCGGATTGTTGGCGATCGTTTTTGCCGGATCCGCAGGCTCAGACACCGTTCCGCTCGCCCGCCCGTTTCCCGATGCGATGCACGATCAACGGACCAGCCCGTTCGTCGAGCCGTTGGGATTACACGACGCGGTGAAATTCTGGCGCCAGGTCTTCGGGAATTGGCGTTTGAATCAGTTCGCACTCCATGACAGCGTTCATTTGGGCGTCGTCTACGACGTCATCAGGCTGCCCGATGTCGATGGCGAGAGTCTGACACCCGAGCATAAAAAGTCCCTGGATTGGCATATACGCTCACTCCAAGATCAACTTCGGGAGTTGGAAAGCCGGGTGCGACTCGGTGTCAGTCTGAATGATCCTCAGCAACGGCTGTTCGATCTCCTGGCCAGTCGAGCCGGGGAAAATGCGGTGTTCGGAGCAAGTCAACGGGTACGCAGTCAGCGCGGCCTGCGCGAGCGTTTTCTGAGAGGCCTCGAAGCGAGTGGTCGATACGACCGGCTATTCCGCCGGATATTCCACGAAGCCGCACTGCCCGGCGACCTCGCCCTGCTTCCCCATATTGAATCGTCTTTCGTCAATCACGCACATTCCTCGGCCGGCGCGGTCGGGATGTGGCAGTTCATGCGTGCGACTGCTCGCCAGTGCCTGCACCTGAGCCGGACCGTCGACGAACGTTACGATCCCGTGTTTGCCGCACGCGGCGCTGCACGCTACCTCGCTCATGCCTATGATGTGCTCGGCGACTGGGGACTGGCCATCACCTCGTACAATCACGGCATAGCCGGAATGGCGCGGGCCAAAGCCCAATTCGGGCCGGACCTTTCGCGGATTGTCCGCTACTACGACGGTTCCACCTTCGGTTTCGCGTCACGGAATTTTTATGCCGAGTTCCTCGCGGTGCGCTCGATCGTCCAAAATTTGTCCGACTATTTTCCGGAGGGCATATTCGTCGAACCGCCGATCAGGCGCGATCTCGGCCGTCTCACCACTCCCCTGACGGTAAGCCGCCTGGCGACGCTCCACCGCCTGGACCGCGACAGGCTGGCCCAACTCAATCCGGCCTGGACGGCAGCCGCAATCAAGGGGCGCAGTCCTCTTCCTGCCGGTATCGACGTCTGGCTTCCTCGCGGCACCTTGTCGCGCGTCTCGGACGCACTCCCCTACGTGCAGCCGGTACTATTGGCCGGCGATGACGCTACGGCCGATGAGCCACTGCAGTACGCCGAGGCCGATCGGAGCATCATGACTGCCGGATTGATCGATACCGACGAAAGGCCGCTGAAAATCGCATCGCGCCTGCTCGTCGCTCCGGCGCCGGTCCCGCAGGAGGACGTTCGAACCAGGTCCAAGCGCGGGAAGGCTGCAGTACGCAAGGTCGGATCCAAACCATCGGCGAAACAGAAACATCGCGTCCATATCGTTCGTCGCGGCGAGTCGGCCTATGTGATTGCGGCGAAATACGGCATTAAGATCCGCAAGCTGCTTACCCTGAACGCAATTACGCAAAAAACCGTGCTTCGCCCGGGCCAGCGATTGCGCATCCCGGCGAAATCGCGCTGA